A genomic window from Camelina sativa cultivar DH55 chromosome 2, Cs, whole genome shotgun sequence includes:
- the LOC104738306 gene encoding protein BREAKING OF ASYMMETRY IN THE STOMATAL LINEAGE-like isoform X2: MASSQWTIPKLVTWRVKDWASCFLACKIPLDEDGVNSNGNNTSNNSNLTFKRIKRKMKSTKKKRSERKLSLSPPGTRHHHLHLRSSSVSPTTSASQHRRLSWPQQPVSDESGFIVFCFDREDGGFDVVKEGKQEKKENESSPGKSPRTVNRKLIYKDQGVGGTENNNNSAEIKGTEQKQNDNTSSQETEDVSCDVTEKTKEEEEEIDASDKSSGSNNSDEGRGSFAFPILGVEWMGSPVKMPESDDLSPKKQKPVALGFQCCRF; encoded by the exons GGCTTCCTGTTTCTTGGCTTGCAAGATTCCTCTag ATGAAGATGGAGTTAATAGTAACGGAAACAATACGAGCAACAACAGTAATCTAACGTTCAAGAGGataaagaggaagatgaagagtactaagaagaagagatcagagAGAAAACTCAGTCTAAGTCCACCAGGGacacgtcatcatcatcttcatctaaGAAGCAGCAGCGTTTCTCCGACGACGTCTGCGTCTCAGCACAGGCGGTTGAGCTGGCCACAGCAACCAGTTTCTGATGAATCTGGATTCATTGTGTTCTGCTTCGACCGTGAAGATGGAGGTTTCGATGTGGTTAAAGAGGGtaaacaagagaagaaagagaacgaATCGTCTCCGGGAAAGTCACCGAGGACGGTGAATCGTAAG ctaatttataaagatcaaggAGTAGGAGGAACagagaataataataactcGGCGGAGATTAAAGGAACAGAACAAAAGCAGAACGATAACACTTCAAGTCAAGAAACTGAAGATGTCTCTTGTGATGTTACAGAA aaaacgaaagaagaagaagaagagattgatgcaTCTGATAAATCGAGCGGGTCTAATAACTCAGACGAAGGAAGGGGTTCTTTTGCGTTTCCCAT ATTAGGAGTAGAGTGGATGGGAAGCCCTGTGAAGATGCCTGAATCAGATGACTTGTCTCCCAAGAAACAAAAGCCAGTTGCTTTAGGTTTCCAATGCTGTAGATTCTGA
- the LOC104738306 gene encoding protein BREAKING OF ASYMMETRY IN THE STOMATAL LINEAGE-like isoform X1, which translates to MASSQWTIPKLVTWRVKDWASCFLACKIPLDVDEDGVNSNGNNTSNNSNLTFKRIKRKMKSTKKKRSERKLSLSPPGTRHHHLHLRSSSVSPTTSASQHRRLSWPQQPVSDESGFIVFCFDREDGGFDVVKEGKQEKKENESSPGKSPRTVNRKLIYKDQGVGGTENNNNSAEIKGTEQKQNDNTSSQETEDVSCDVTEKTKEEEEEIDASDKSSGSNNSDEGRGSFAFPILGVEWMGSPVKMPESDDLSPKKQKPVALGFQCCRF; encoded by the exons GGCTTCCTGTTTCTTGGCTTGCAAGATTCCTCTag atgtAGATGAAGATGGAGTTAATAGTAACGGAAACAATACGAGCAACAACAGTAATCTAACGTTCAAGAGGataaagaggaagatgaagagtactaagaagaagagatcagagAGAAAACTCAGTCTAAGTCCACCAGGGacacgtcatcatcatcttcatctaaGAAGCAGCAGCGTTTCTCCGACGACGTCTGCGTCTCAGCACAGGCGGTTGAGCTGGCCACAGCAACCAGTTTCTGATGAATCTGGATTCATTGTGTTCTGCTTCGACCGTGAAGATGGAGGTTTCGATGTGGTTAAAGAGGGtaaacaagagaagaaagagaacgaATCGTCTCCGGGAAAGTCACCGAGGACGGTGAATCGTAAG ctaatttataaagatcaaggAGTAGGAGGAACagagaataataataactcGGCGGAGATTAAAGGAACAGAACAAAAGCAGAACGATAACACTTCAAGTCAAGAAACTGAAGATGTCTCTTGTGATGTTACAGAA aaaacgaaagaagaagaagaagagattgatgcaTCTGATAAATCGAGCGGGTCTAATAACTCAGACGAAGGAAGGGGTTCTTTTGCGTTTCCCAT ATTAGGAGTAGAGTGGATGGGAAGCCCTGTGAAGATGCCTGAATCAGATGACTTGTCTCCCAAGAAACAAAAGCCAGTTGCTTTAGGTTTCCAATGCTGTAGATTCTGA